In one Drosophila pseudoobscura strain MV-25-SWS-2005 chromosome X, UCI_Dpse_MV25, whole genome shotgun sequence genomic region, the following are encoded:
- the LOC6901392 gene encoding ctenidin-3, whose translation MKAFVCLLLIGAASVTAKPKPGGSSGGGGGWSSSGGGGGGGGWSSSGGGGGGHGGGGGGDIQIIKVITESGGGGGGGGGGWQSGGGGGGGGDWSSGGGGGGGGGWSSGGGGGGGGGDVKLIKIISLGGGGGGGGGHGGGGGGGGWSSGGGGGGGGWSSGGGGGGGGHGGGGGGGTKVIKIIKLSSGGGGGGGHGGGGGGGGGGWSSGGGGGGGGWQPAGGWA comes from the exons ATGAAA GCCTTTGTGTGTCTCCTGCTCATCGGAGCGGCCAGCGTGACGGCCAAGCCGAAGCCTGGCGGCAGTAGCGGCGGAGGAGGTGGCTGGTCCTCgagtggtggcggcggcggaggtggTGGCTGGTCCTCGAGCggtggaggaggcggtggccaTGGAGGCGGGGGAGGTGGTGATATCCAGATAATCAAAGTGATCACTGAGagcggcggaggcggaggtggcggcggtggaggcTGGCAatctggaggaggaggcggtggaggaggagacTGGTCATCTggcggaggaggtggtggaggaggaggctggTCCtctggcggaggcggaggtggcggtggtggagaTGTCAAGCTCATCAAGATCATTAGCCTgggtggaggcggcggcggtggcggtggacacggcggtggcggaggcggaggaggctGGTCGtccggcggtggcggaggaggaggaggctggTCGtccggcggtggcggaggaggcggcggtcatggaggtggcggcggcggcggtacCAAGGTCATCAAGATCATCAAGCTGAGCagcggaggaggcggcggtggtggccatggaggtggtggaggcggcggcggtggaggcTGGTCCTCAGGgggcggtggaggcggcggtggctggCAACCAGCCGGCGGCTGGGCCTAA
- the LOC6901391 gene encoding protein FAM98B, which translates to MRYTLLVVFLCGLLFAFVSAGGGGQGGWQKSGGGGGGQGGWQKSGGGGGGQGGWQQGGGGGGGQGGWQKSGGGGGGQGGWQKSGGGGGGQGGWQQGGGGGGKHGQGGAKHGGGGW; encoded by the coding sequence ATGCGGTACACCCTACTCGTTGTGTTCCTGTGCGGACTCCTCTTCGCCTTTGTCTCggctggcggtggcggccaGGGAGGTTGGCAGAAGAGCggaggcggtggtggcggccaGGGAGGTTGGCAGAAGAGCggaggcggtggtggcggtcAAGGAGGCTGGCAGCAaggtggcggcggtggaggcggcCAGGGTGGTTGGCAAAAGAGCggaggcggtggtggcggccaGGGGGGTTGGCAGAAGAGCggaggcggtggtggcggtcAAGGAGGCTGGCAGCaaggtggcggcggtggtggcaaGCACGGCCAGGGAGGTGCCAAACATGGCGGTGGCGGATGGTAA